Sequence from the Babylonia areolata isolate BAREFJ2019XMU chromosome 25, ASM4173473v1, whole genome shotgun sequence genome:
CAGGAGGTAAGGAATGTACACATATAACAAGAAAAGTTCTATaaaacccctctgtctctctctcgctctctctttctctcctcacacacacacacacactctctctctctctctctctcactgacacactcactctctaactcacgcattcacacatgcgCGTCTCGTTCTCACATCATAGATCTCAAATTCGTTGCTGTACAAAGAGAGGAAGGTTATGAGTATTAGTTTTATGTATGAAAAATTATTTTTGTCCTGTGACGAGTGAATACTTTCATTGGTAAATGATCACCATAGTTGATGCATTGTTTGGGGTAGCACATCCGTATCAAACAATTAAACGTGAAGCTCATAACATGATACATTAAGTGCTCTTTCATTGTGTGTTGTTACctgatattaacaacaacaaaaaattaatggtCAGTGAAGAATCATTGAATTAACATAAACTGAATCATGTCATAAATCAAGAAAAGTGTCTTCATTAGGATTCCAAATTATATTCATTCCATCGTTTTCAGTACCAGAAGTTCAGTTTATTGTgtagataaagaaacaaagactTAACATTTGCATTATTTAAGTGAAAATTTGGTTTATAAGTGATCAAGTTTATCAAGCAAACTGTAAGCATATTAACACAAAATGAGATTGTTTCAAAGTACGACACTTGTTTCAAAAACATTTCAAGTACCAGGTCAGTTGTTATCAACACAAGAAAAACATACACCAAAATAATCGTAACAGAGAAAATTATTATAAATGGAAAGATTTGTCAGAAAAAGTGCTTttagtgggtgggggttgggggggaatgtGTCAGCAACGATATCACCGACTACAGACAACAAAGTGAAAGTAAGGAAATGAAGATTCATtggttggaataaaaaaaaaaaaaaaagaaggaaagttgTAAAAATAAAGTACAAAGCTGAAATgtataaaaacagaaacagatttattgcaacaatttaaaaaaaaggcaatgaGAAAGTATTCTGTTGTGTTCTCACAAATGCAGGGGatgggatgaacacacacacaaaaatgattaaTAAACAAttagataaaataaacaaaacagtttaaaaaaaaaaaaaagaagaagaaaataccctGTCAAAAGCAACACAACCAATTCCTATAGAACCTTCAAGGCAACTAAAAAGAAAACAGTCGAGCtacataatcattattgtttaaaaaaaaaagaaaaaaaaaaaagttatttacaaggagcacaagaccaatgactatgtgcggaacctggtcagcaaccttggtgggccccaagaaccactgctggcgactgtcaaacgacggaagatggcatggtttggtcacgtcatacgacataacaccctctccaaaaccatcctgcaagggactgtagagggagggcggcAGTGCAAGAGCTGGTCCgccaacgtcaaggaatggaccaaaatgacgatgccagatctcctcacgacagctgccaacagaacggcgtggcgagctatgacatcttcctcatgtccccccaacgaccccagcggtcgagggaatgagtgagtgaagtgATTGCAATCTATCATATGAGAGCTGAAATCACATACAAAATATCTACCCCAGTGACCCTGACCTTCGTCCATTCCATATTCATGCGAAGACGTTTGACAAGCGAGGTGATATCGATGGAAAaaagttttgtgtgtctgtctgtgatgtcccAGCAGGAAAGCGGAGACTGTCCTCTGCAGGCTCCATACATGTCATTCTTATCTggcacagtctttttttttttcttcttcttcaaaggcGAGGGACTTCCATTGTGTGTGCCATGCAACCAGGCTCTAAGTGTCAAACATTGTCTGATCTACTGATGGGATTGGCATATATATCAAACATTTTGTGGCTAGACCCATGAAGATCCTGTTCCGGGCTGACCCTCcagacagtctttttttttttttaattattattatttttttttaatccctgaaGGATATCAATAAGTAAGAGTCGATTTCAATTTCATGTGGATTGAAAGAGGCCTGGTTGAAGTAGTCCATTTACACTGTTTTTAGTGCGATCGTTTGAAGGTTCTGTACTGGTGTTTAAGTGAATGCTTttgtgggggaaaagggggagttgggggtggggattgtgtgAGTTATGTGCAGGAGTGTGCAGCATTATAATGCTCATAGGTTACCTTTATGCATCTGTCACATCTATATTACTTAATATTAGTGTGAACAAATTCATATGTGCAAGCACTTatttgcttctctgtgtgtgtatgcttctgtgtgtgtgtgtgtgtgtgtgtgtgtgtgtgtgtgtgtgatgcatttaCAATTATGTATCTGGGTATGTGTtcctatcagtttgtgtgtgtgtgtgtgtgtgtgtgtgtgtgatgcatttaCAATTATGTATCTGGGTTTTTGTTcatatcagttgtgtgtgtgtatatgtatgtgtatgtgtgtttatgtgtgtgtgtgagtgtatttgtgatGCTTTTACAATTATGTATCTGGATTGTGTTCATATCagttgtatgagtgtgtttgtgtgtgtaataccTTTACAGTTATgcacatgtgcatatgtatgtggtttgtgtgtgtgtgtgtgtgtgtgtgtgtgtgtgtgtgtatgcacacatcaacacatgtcATTGGAAATATCTATACACAcgtttgatttcatttgtttacTTTCGTATAAttttgcatatgcatgtgtgtggggacaCCTGTCATATTAATCTCTGTTGAATGTCATTTTACAACTCTCTCAGtttagagaaaagaagaagaaaaaagaaagaaaaactcatCACACCAAGAAATATATCCTTCAACATCTTAGCTATCAAGAGGGATTGAAGATATAAAGGGAAGAAACACCAGTTCAATCctcttgaatgaaaaaaaacaacaacaaaaaccccccacaaaagtCTTGTCCTTCAAGTTTCAAATTCAGTGTTATTGACACAGAATCAGCTTCAAGTTTCCATTTTGTGGTCATTCTTTATATTTGTTTtcccacacagagagaaaccagTCATATCAGTGTAGTCACATACCTGGCAAAAAATGGCCCCAGTTATTATTATCAAAGATATCATGATAAAGTTTTTAGAACTACAGAGTTTAGTGAATCTGCAACATAATACACTGAAACATAAGTAAGGGAATTCATTTCTGTGTAGAATGAGCCTGGAAAAATTTTCCTCAGATCAAAAACAGTACAGTCAGTTGGTGATTGATGTGTGCATGTCCTATGATTCAAGAGgaagaaaagcagaaaaaagcaaACTTCACGAAAAATGGTCATCTCATGATGGGTATATCATAAAAATCATAAATGAACAGACCAGACAAAATGCGTTTCTTTGGAAGAAATTCCATTCCTTACCCCTCTTCTTAGTTGTACTCTTATCAgtaaacttttgtttgtttgtttgttatcatcattacagGGAGACAAACATTTTTTTATATGTTCATCAACAAAAATCATATTCGATCTGTTGTTGATTTGTGGGTGTAAGGAAGGAGTTTACTTCACAAACCAGGATTGATGAAAATCAGATCAGAGCAACACTTCAATCAATACTTTCTTTAGGGATTCACCACGATTCATCATATCCAGATGCGGATCGTGCATCTCCACCTTTTGCTTGACTCTGACTTTGAACTCAAAAGTCGAAGCTATTTGAAAATATCTGAGGAAGTCCACCACTCTCTGTGGTCGCACACACACCCGTCAGTCACTCTCACTCAACGGCTTCCCGGTAAGCTGGGGGGTATTTGGGCAGTCCCTCAGGGTGGCAAGCTCCCAGTCCTGTTGCATCTCGGGTCACCTCGTCATAGGAAGGCAGCATGTCGCTGgcgctgtcctcctcctcctcctcctcttcgagAACACCCCCACGGCTCCGCCTTCCTGGCTTCAGGTCAGCCTCGTCCAGGTCATCGTCACCGATGATGTTGGCACTCCTCCTCATGGGGCTGATGATGACAACGggagccgtggtggtggtggtggtggtcccggGCTCGCTGGCATTCAGGCAGGAGTTGTAGGAGGGCGGGCGGGAGATGTTAAGCCCGTGTGGGCGGCAGGGTGGCCTGAACTGAGGACTGCCGAAGACCCCAACCTCGTCAATCACCATGCTGTGGAACTCATCCTGCCCGGCCTCGGAGCAGCGGGAGGAAGAAAACACCCCCGTCTGCCTGGAGGACCCGCGGTGGTGGTGCCTGAAGAAGGAGcaggactggtggtggtgggggtggtggtggtgaccctCCTCCATGGTGACCTCTCTGCGGAGACTGCGGGTCACGTTGTCCCCAGAGGAGAAGTCCTCTGGGTAGAGGTCGGACTTCCAGGTGCGGTCCTTCAGGTCGGCCACCAGGGCTTCCATGCAGCCCACGCCGCGGTGCCCTCTTCTGTGGACTGAGACTGCACACAGAAACAATGCGGTTTTACTGAAGGCCAAATTTTAAAACTGAGTGAAAAGATTGAAACagtgttgtacttttttttctttttcttttgtgctgGCGAGGctttaagcaccataatttgatttgatttgagtgaaggctgatataatgatgataatgaatcaaGTTTGTGTAGTGTATATGATCTTGCATTAGGCATCTAGCAGCACACACTCCACCTGGAGCATTCACTGGCAGAATGAAGAACATGAGGAGAATGGAAAATGAATCAGGTAGATACAGAGGCAGTGACCCATCGGAAAAGTGATAGGCAAGAACTGCAACTTGGTTTTCAAATTGATTTCCAGAAGGATAATAGAGAtgaagatgggagggaggggtggagtgaggaagaaggACAGACTGGAACAAAGGTTtgaagatggaaggaaagaaagaaaggaaaggagggacCATAAAAAGTGTAATTGAAGGAAtttagaaagacaaaaagaaagaagagagagaaaagagagcttGTGCATGATCATACTGACGAATATATGACTTGCGATGACAAGATGGAGACATGACCTCCTTCGATCACGAGTAAATGAAAGCAAGAACGAAAAGGAATGAAACAGAGCTCTTGGTAACAGTGACAACAAGACTGCTTAACCGTATGGGTCATGTGATGAAGAGATGGCTTAACCTCCTTTGATCCTAATTAGGGCTGGACGAATACGTGTTCATTGATAAACACTATTCTCTTGTTAAATCTTTCAGATATTCATATCTAATGCATTCTTTTATTTTTGAAAGGTGTGGAACCTCCATGTTGTGTTCCGTGCAACCAGTCTCTCTAAAAGTGTCAAATACCTTTTGGACTGCTGATATTTGCATATCAGACACAACCATTTTCCGGTTATCTCCAGGAACATCCTGTTACAGGATGTTCCCACAGGCACTATTATCCATTTCCTGAAAGAAATCAATGCTTTTAGCATGATTGGTAAGTGAATTGGTTTCAGTTTTAATCAACCTTTTAACATTGTTTTGTGTtctctttgactggttttaagaactgacgggtGATCAGCTCTGAAAATGACCCTTAGTGGTTGGCTGAGCTGTGTAcaatatgtagccgagcgctcagctggctatgaTGACCACTTCACACACATGCCATTTTAGACGACATTTTGCAACTGTCCCACCTGCCTTCACTTACTCGCGCATTAATACCGGTGTGACCCCATTCAAAATTTGAATGAAAGGCCCTTCTAAACAAATGCTCCAAAAATTTATTAAAACAAGTCTGTGTGTCATTCGCTGccagattatgtctgttgtgcttacataCACACTTGTATCAGTAAGAATCCTGTCTTGATTTTATTCTAATCCTTCATAGTGCAACATTGTGGGTTATATCATTTTGTCTTTTCATCACGTATAATGCTGCAGTCTTCAATTCTGTATGTGATCACTTTTTATACATTACAACCATACTATTATAGTGTTCAGATAAAAATAGATCAGGCACTTAAAAGATACAAAGCTGATTTTCATTGTCAATACCACTTCACAACCAGTGTTGCTTGGCCGAATTTGTAATGTGTGTTTCTGACATCCATTATTTAACTAATTATCTCTTCTATTCGATCAGTAAACAAGTGTTATATACTTGCAGAattgttgcaattccatctttaaatctgtaCCATTTGTGTTCACCAACGTTAAACTGAGTTAATGCAGTTAGCAATTTTCAGCTACAAACTCATTAAAAGTGATCAGTTTCagatgacttaaattaagatgataagttcatcttaaataatcaacatttCACTTTATACTCTTTAGAAAGGTggtgttgagctctttgtttTGCGGCCAATCTGAGGTAAATCGGTTCAAGAATCATTTAGATATTTATCATTTAACACCTGGTAACAAACACGAAGTTGCTCAGTTTATGCTCAGCGAGGAGCGATTTGCTCACAGCCATACTGGGTGAGTGGTTCGCTTGAGCAACAAAGAGTGGTGATGCTGGTCACTGTCCAGCTGAGCCTGATTGTgacctgctctctgtctctctctgtagcacCAAAGGCCAGTGTCTCACATCATTGCTGCAAGTcgattgtttgtgttttgtgtagacAGCGTTCGAAGTCGGTAAACTTTGCCAGAAGAATTGTGTTGTCATTCAGTCACAGGTCTTATTATTGTTTGATGAAAGTTATGATCGTGTTGCTATTTGTGTGATGTGCTTCTAGACTGGTTGAAACTATTTAGTTATTTGAATGTCACAGTCATTGACGTAGAATGCTGATGCACAAAGCTTTCCGTCTCCGCGCACTGATCTAGTTTTGGACACATACGAACTGTTCAAGATCGGCCTATGCATAGCGGTGAAATGCCTTAAATCAAAGGTTAGGCTTCACTTATCCCACATTAAGTGGAGGAAGATTGAAATGTAGAACACAGGCCACACTTAGCTGTGTTGATGTTTGGCTGTGTTGATGTTCGCTAGCTGAAGCCACTTAATggtcaagccatgatagttcttccaatcaCTGTATTGAGCACTTACTATTAGTTCTCTCCATTTGCCAGTatttaatatcaaagccacttattctatcatcttgtttattattcatgtattatttcacatgctgatatcagtactGACTCTCAGTACTACCAGCTTCACAGTTACAATGTGCTTAGCCCTCTacaatgtgtgtgtagtattctgttgtgattacaagctATTGGattgatatcagttattggttaaatcCATCTGATGTATGTCAGTCTGGTAATTGTAACTCAGCTATTATGCTTTTTCCTTTACAGCTTACTCtggtatagtgctacatgataactgatccATTTGAATCATTGACAGAGTATAAGCATCACCTAATCTAtattgtcagtgtactttcagCAAATCAGCATTAGCCACATTTTACTACACTACTTAAATGTACTAGAAATGCcatttgttgtcagtgtttggtcatcACACATATGCAAGTATGTTACGTTATGTTATGCTGTTGCTAATTGGGAACCAAGTGATAGTCGTTCCATTGTAATACACATGTGTTTCCTATCTACTTGTATCTGGCATAATGTACtcatgacatttgtttgtgtgttttacaggcactgtcttctttctttacttcttcttttctcctctcaattaatattgtaataaaacaataaaaaaattaaaaaaaacctttgtGAATTCAGTAATTCTTTTAAATCCTCATTTACATACCACCCCGGACCATTCGGGCATGGTCACAAGTATAATCAtatgcaacatgatttgatttgaatggGAAGTGGCTGTCACGGTAAGTAAACACTGTCACAATGAGCAGTAGGCTTTATACATACTGGTTTGAAACAATGTCAGTGGTGCTTGTAAGTCTATAAAAGGAGAGAAGTGGATGCTTCTTGTTCATAAACATTGGCTGCTGTGTTTGACATGGCAAACAGTCAGTTGGACGAGATGCTATGCAACCATTCTATTAAGTGTCAAACATCTTCTGAtggactgctgggatctgcatgatatcaGGCACAAATATTTTACGACAAGCTCCTTGAAGATCCTGTGCCGGCATGTCTGCCCAGACTCTCTCTTCCaattcctgaattaagttaaaaaaataaagaaaaaaagattaacgaTTTGAATTTTACTTGGTTTGCAACATACGTGGGTGAGATGATCATTTTATGCTGCCATTTTTGATATTTCTGACTTGACTTGAATTTTACATGGATTGATCTAGACGTGAAtactttgtttcatgatgtccctccgtggacgctggtggacttcttgaaagaagtgaacatttcaGATCAGATtggaatgttttaaactctgggaGGTTTTTAAACTTAGATTGAAAAGCTTGAAGCCTTGACTAGTTTTTATTATACTTTTATTACCCTTGACTtggaagtagatgctaacgtgacGATAGCCTTGAGGTGGCCTTAGTGGATGGCGAGGctgtaagcaccatgatttgatttgatttgatttgatttagacGCGAGTGAGTTGGTCTTCTTaaactcagttgttttttttaaatcgaccTTATGACGATATATTTGTGTTCTCAAGGACTAGTTTTCAGAACTGACGGGTGCTCAGCCCTAAAATGGTCCTTTGAGGTCGGCTGGGCTTTAATCAGCATGGTTTGATTTGCGGTGCCGATGTGATTGAAAACGTTTAGGCCATTTTCAAGTGCTGTCAGTCCAGCGCCCAGTGTCAGATGTTTAGATGATGAATCATTGAATATATTTCTGTAAAGTACTCCCACGCATAATGTTGCCAGTTGCACCCATCAAAGACATCAACAGATGGAAAACACTCAGCTAGTCATGCAGTAATATTTCTTTCAAAGGTCGGTATTCTGGTGATGCAGCGACTGTTTCTTAAACTTTCTGATACAATGGTTATTGGAATACAACACCAGGCTTTTGTTATTCTTCCTGCACTGAACAGTGAATATCGGAACTGTGTAGATTGTACTCGGTCTTGAAAAAGTGTGGAAGCAGAGGATCATGTTTGGAGAATATGACCacctttgttttgtccctgtttaCTTTTAATCCCCATTGCTTGCAGTTGTCGTTTAgtctgttcagttttgtttgttttccatttttgGTTGTTGacagaataacatcatcatcagcgtaGAGTAAGCATGGTACTCGTCGATGTTTGGAGAGTCTGTATCTTGTAGAGTTAATATTAATATAAATATTGAAAAGTGTAGGATTGAGTGTATGACCTTGTAGGACTCCTCttttaacggtgtgtgtgtgtgtgtgtgtgtgtgtgtgtgtgtgtgtgtgtgtgtgtgaacgttggggggaaaaaaggaacatAAGCAAAATGGTCGGAAAAGCCAACATTAactaaaacaactaaacaaatgtcctattggactgcgCATCAAACCTTAttcaatagcagataacatcttgaaatggTAAAAAATGCACTCAAGTGAACTTTCCGAAAAGTTAGGGAAAAACGATTTCGTGTTTGCTAGAGATAAGACTTCTCTACGTATTCATTTCATAGCTTTGCTGAACTTCGTCACAAGAGCGTTCAGCTTGAACCTGTTCGATAATGCACGAATCTGCCTtgatctgattaaattactgtaCGCAGCTGATTGATGGATAGTTTCCAGTTTATAAACATTATTTCTGTAGTTATCACTTAAAACTTACCAATTTTGTTGGTGTATTTTCCAGACTTTGCTCCACGATGTGTGTTCTAGTATTCGGTAGCCCTCTTGTACAGACCCACATATGTAAAGTTCCGTGGTTCCCAGttcattttttgcattttttcttgCAGTACCAaggtgtgaaggaacccagcaaaaaataatgtgttcctttcaaattcaaaagatgtacaatgtggctgatttctgttATAATCTTAAACTTGTTCTTGCGATATGTTGAGTTCAAAGCATATGATGCGGATTTGAAATCAacgcaaaataagacttgtaaAAGGTGAACTGGAAGACCAAGAATATAGTTTAGAGTCATAAGAACAGCTGTGAGTTCAGCTGAGAATATTgatcgatttttaccaatatactTTGcacgttcagttttcagttctgagaaaggcccctcgatgtattccctgtgacgagcctctcactgtgaaacacgtactcattgactgctgggatctgcatgacatcagacacagacattacacgacagattttatgaagattttgtttcgtgatgtccctccgtggacactAATGGACTTATTGAAagagtgaacattttaaatcagatttcaatgttttaaactctggaaggtttttaaactttttaaGTGAAAAGCTTTTAAACATTgacaagggtttttttgtttgtttattttttttttacccttgacccTAACGTgtcgatagccttgagatggcctcagtggtcggcgaggctctaagcaccagtATTTGATTTGATGTATTTCGCACAATCGAGGCTTTAATATTCATTCAAAGGTAATTATCTTACTTCTTTGTATGTTCCAAGGTTCGATGTGTCAAAGAgaacaccaagggcaagtctgtACGCTTTACAGTCCGTACTTTGAAGTTTCTATAgtaaatattttggagcattgagaAATACTTCTTGTccatatgactgtgtgtgtgtgtgtgtgtgtgtgttttcatgtataAACATCTTTTCTGCGGAAATTCCaccgttttttctttatttacattTTCTCGGTCTAAAAAGTTTTCAGCACCCTTACCCACCCGTTCATCCAgagaaggagatgaaggaaggggggaaaaaagagaaaagttgttTGACTTGGCAAGGGATGTTGATGCGCCATGGATAAAACTAAGAACTTTGAAACTCCCCGAGTATGGATCAATCACGGTCCGTTCCGACCTGGAACCATCACGCATGTGAGTGATTTGGTCTTTTTAacgttgcttttttctttttctttttttttaacatcattgtGTGTTCTCTTCAATTAGTTTTATGAACTGGCAGGTGTTCTGCCCTGGAATGGCCTctctgcggtcggctgggctGAAAGAAAgattttatttgatttaattTCAGCGGCTCGCACGAATTGGTGGAAAACAAGTCCACATAAAGATCACCGAAGGCAAAAAGCGCGGCTTTACAAATGCGCTGTTTCGTTGTTGAGTGCTGACGTGATAAAGTTTATGTCGCCGTTTTAATTGAAGACCGAAACCGGTAGTTGGCAAAGAGCACGTCAGCACTTGCATCTGATAATGCTCGCATCAGCACGGCCAGGCacgactgaaagagagagagagagagagaaggggggggggggggtcaagaggGTGTTGCTTTAAGAGGCACCAAGTGATGCATTGATGGGGAAACgagggaagaagaaacaaaatgcagACTTGTGTTCCCGACAAACGCCCACCCTCACATTTTGGCACAAAAGCCGAGTATAGGATGTTTTCGCACCCAGTAaacgccccctccccgcccgtcTCCCCGCCCCAGAAACATTAAACTAGAAGTAAAATGACATAAAGATACCAAGTAAACAGGTGACTAAATTATAATGGAGTAAGAATAAAAGATACACAGAAGGCAGTTAATTGAAAAGAAGACATAAGGGAGGACATCATTCAGAATCATGCGGAAGGGTCAGCAAGCGCTGACAGACCACACTGACGGGGTTGCAACAGATTCCGATAACGGACATCACAGGAACAGTTTTCAGTATGAACAGGAAAACCCAGGAAGCTATTATCAGGCGTATTTCCCATCACTGGACAATACTTGAAGATTGGATATTACTGCGCATGACTGCTCCCACAGACAGCAACGAACTTCAAACAGTAGATCATAGAGAGGAAGCAGTTTCTCGGTCACTgccacgaaaaaaaaaggaaagaaaaaaaagaagaaaaaaaaaatggatgacaCAAACATTCTGAATAGATAACAGCAGAGAAGCCATAGCAAAAAACAAAGACCCGGCAATGAGAAGCCCTTGGGGGACTCCCCTACCGCCGGACACCGCATCAGAGGCAGACATCAGCCATTGAGAATCAGACATTAACGTCAGAGACAGGGATGAGTCATTGTCGACGGGAAGACACCCCACAGGGCATGACAAAAGGCAGCTGAAGTTGTAAGAATTCATGTTATTCGGTCAT
This genomic interval carries:
- the LOC143299850 gene encoding uncharacterized protein LOC143299850 → MTGGETSSPGPMRARCPVNSLPCRNSTSCYRKLWACDGIRDCPLADDELGCYHSSNKTVEKETNSGGGDNPYSLELGFLIFVMAGGLLFLLFLWWLCNISVHRRGHRGVGCMEALVADLKDRTWKSDLYPEDFSSGDNVTRSLRREVTMEEGHHHHPHHHQSCSFFRHHHRGSSRQTGVFSSSRCSEAGQDEFHSMVIDEVGVFGSPQFRPPCRPHGLNISRPPSYNSCLNASEPGTTTTTTTAPVVIISPMRRSANIIGDDDLDEADLKPGRRSRGGVLEEEEEEEDSASDMLPSYDEVTRDATGLGACHPEGLPKYPPAYREAVE